Proteins encoded together in one Terriglobales bacterium window:
- a CDS encoding serine/threonine-protein kinase, with translation MAPQKIGQFTIVADLATTAGGAVYKATDPKGRTVALRTLRLDAPGAAQVVPAFQATAKAASTLASPNIAGIFGGGQADGVFFIVVEFIEGVKLSSNLAKGEPAPMSEVLDLSRQVCTALDHAQSKGIVHPELKPTNITLEWDGTAKIMDFGVPRSHPASELSEATYYLSPEEVRGEPLTIRSNIFSWAAIAYQMATGKKPFDAADAETLRKQIVEAAPAPPHELNPKLPPRVSEILGKALAKSPAERYASGAEFLSALENYRKVEAQPPAPVAAARPSGIHARPVLAPAAAAPKPAAMPAAAPRPAAPPPAPRPAAAPVAQAPAPVAAPKVAAPTPPAAAPKPAAAPKPVAAPGVSKNLLLYGGGAAFLLLIGIVVGLFFRNAPQQPAGNAPAPAAAPAQTTVPAPNAAAATPGSPSPGARTPRQKQPAAAPVQAAAPTGGLTLDSTPQGAEVTIDGRHEASWVTPFTATGLAVGGHAVSFSKPGHMSAVRSAQVAAGQNAVVAVQLTEMAATLSVSSDPAGASIVLDGKDTGRVTPAQLVVPKGSHTVAVRKQGYLEASSTLDTAPGQTAQFSPALKLTGSTDNIKTVGKLGGIFGGAPADSGRVSVKTNPKGAQVLVNGQAVKKTTPVDFYLNPGSYEITLTMPGYKPVKKIVDVQKGGKLTLDETLSQ, from the coding sequence ATGGCACCTCAGAAGATCGGGCAGTTCACCATCGTCGCCGACTTGGCGACGACCGCGGGCGGCGCGGTGTACAAAGCCACCGACCCGAAAGGCCGGACGGTCGCGCTCCGCACCCTGCGCCTCGACGCCCCGGGCGCCGCGCAGGTCGTGCCCGCGTTCCAGGCCACCGCGAAGGCCGCCAGCACGCTCGCCAGCCCCAACATCGCCGGCATCTTCGGCGGCGGTCAGGCCGACGGCGTCTTCTTCATCGTCGTCGAGTTCATCGAGGGCGTGAAGCTCTCCAGCAACCTGGCCAAGGGCGAGCCCGCGCCCATGTCCGAGGTCCTCGACCTCAGCCGCCAGGTCTGCACTGCCCTCGACCACGCGCAGTCCAAGGGCATCGTCCATCCCGAGCTCAAGCCCACCAACATCACCCTCGAGTGGGACGGCACCGCGAAGATCATGGACTTCGGCGTGCCCCGCAGCCATCCGGCAAGCGAGCTCAGCGAGGCGACCTATTACCTCTCGCCCGAAGAAGTCCGCGGCGAGCCGCTCACCATCCGTTCCAACATCTTCAGTTGGGCCGCCATCGCCTACCAGATGGCGACCGGCAAGAAGCCCTTCGACGCCGCCGACGCCGAGACGCTGCGCAAGCAGATCGTCGAAGCAGCCCCCGCGCCCCCGCATGAGTTGAATCCCAAGCTGCCGCCGCGCGTCAGCGAGATCCTCGGCAAGGCGCTGGCGAAGTCGCCCGCCGAGCGCTACGCCTCCGGCGCCGAGTTCCTGTCCGCGCTCGAGAACTACAGGAAAGTCGAGGCCCAGCCGCCCGCGCCGGTCGCGGCCGCGCGTCCGAGCGGCATTCACGCCAGACCGGTGCTCGCGCCTGCCGCCGCCGCGCCCAAGCCCGCCGCCATGCCGGCCGCGGCGCCGCGGCCCGCGGCTCCTCCTCCTGCCCCAAGACCCGCGGCGGCGCCGGTGGCGCAAGCTCCCGCGCCGGTTGCTGCGCCCAAAGTCGCCGCGCCAACCCCGCCGGCCGCTGCTCCCAAGCCGGCCGCTGCGCCGAAACCTGTCGCGGCGCCGGGAGTGTCGAAGAACCTGTTGCTGTATGGCGGCGGCGCCGCTTTCCTGCTGCTGATCGGCATCGTCGTCGGACTCTTCTTCCGGAATGCGCCGCAGCAGCCCGCCGGGAACGCGCCCGCGCCGGCGGCGGCGCCGGCGCAGACCACTGTGCCGGCTCCCAATGCGGCCGCCGCAACCCCGGGTTCACCGTCCCCCGGCGCGCGCACTCCGCGGCAGAAGCAGCCCGCCGCCGCGCCCGTCCAGGCCGCCGCGCCTACCGGCGGGCTCACGCTCGATTCCACGCCGCAGGGCGCCGAGGTCACCATCGACGGCCGCCACGAAGCGAGCTGGGTCACTCCCTTCACCGCCACCGGGCTCGCCGTCGGCGGCCACGCCGTCAGCTTCAGCAAGCCCGGCCACATGAGCGCGGTGCGCAGCGCGCAGGTCGCCGCCGGACAGAACGCCGTCGTCGCCGTGCAGCTCACCGAGATGGCCGCCACCCTCTCCGTCAGCAGCGACCCCGCCGGCGCCAGCATCGTGCTCGACGGCAAGGACACCGGCCGGGTCACGCCCGCGCAGCTCGTCGTGCCCAAGGGAAGCCACACCGTCGCCGTCCGCAAGCAGGGTTATCTGGAAGCTTCCAGCACGCTCGACACCGCGCCCGGCCAGACCGCGCAGTTCAGCCCCGCGCTCAAGCTCACCGGCAGCACCGACAACATCAAGACAGTCGGCAAGCTCGGCGGCATCTTCGGCGGAGCGCCCGCCGACTCCGGCCGCGTCTCGGTGAAGACCAATCCTAAGGGCGCGCAGGTGCTCGTCAACGGGCAAGCGGTGAAGAAGACCACGCCGGTGGACTTCTACCTCAACCCGGGCAGCTACGAGATCACGCTGACCATGCCCGGCTACAAGCCGGTCAAGAAGATCGTCGACGTGCAGAAGGGCGGCAAGCTCACCCTCGACGAGACCCTGAGCCAGTAG